The following proteins come from a genomic window of Halanaerobiaceae bacterium ANBcell28:
- a CDS encoding radical SAM/SPASM domain-containing protein: MYKYKPVDLFYLVSFDCNQRCSKCSHWKMKYEDELLDVNKFIKNILALDTIEELCIVGGEPLVHKEKVSKIIKSIVKKDIRTVIITNGVLMDKEFIDFLANYNVHIVVSIDTMEKNFWEYIRGDQSYDLVINNTRYASRILQPSQLSIQSVLAEETRNHVKNVAAFAEELGIYHSIQAYVQDGFNGKWTSLESDKHIQVPEKTKTQCYAAGKNLSVMPNGDVFTCFQQQLISECRRPIGNLKKDKLNELLKSEYILKILEKMQKCNLPCKVLKCNQME; encoded by the coding sequence ATGTATAAGTATAAACCAGTTGATCTTTTTTATCTCGTATCATTTGACTGCAATCAACGGTGTAGTAAATGTTCACATTGGAAAATGAAATATGAAGATGAGCTTCTAGACGTTAATAAGTTTATAAAAAATATTCTAGCTCTTGATACAATTGAGGAGCTTTGCATTGTTGGTGGAGAACCATTAGTACACAAAGAAAAAGTATCTAAAATAATAAAAAGTATAGTTAAGAAAGATATTAGGACAGTTATAATAACAAATGGTGTATTGATGGATAAGGAGTTTATAGATTTTCTAGCAAACTATAACGTCCATATAGTCGTTTCAATTGACACTATGGAGAAAAATTTCTGGGAATATATACGTGGAGATCAATCGTATGATTTAGTAATAAATAATACTAGATATGCAAGTAGAATTCTGCAGCCAAGCCAACTAAGTATTCAATCAGTTTTAGCTGAAGAAACTAGAAATCATGTAAAAAACGTAGCAGCTTTTGCCGAGGAATTAGGTATATATCATTCAATACAAGCCTATGTTCAAGATGGTTTTAATGGCAAATGGACTTCGCTAGAATCAGATAAGCACATCCAAGTTCCAGAAAAAACAAAAACACAATGCTATGCTGCAGGGAAGAATCTTTCTGTAATGCCTAATGGTGATGTCTTTACATGTTTTCAACAGCAATTAATTTCAGAATGTAGAAGGCCTATTGGTAACTTAAAGAAAGATAAGCTAAATGAACTGTTAAAGTCAGAATATATTTTAAAAATTCTTGAAAAAATGCAAAAATGTAATTTGCCTTGTAAAGTATTAAAATGTAATCAAATGGAGTGA
- a CDS encoding radical SAM protein, which produces MIELNEVLIELSNNCNLSCKMCGYGQKAIEEKRFISWDLFCKIINSLKGKTEIIRLNGRGESTLHPEFNKMLAYTRDTLPNVGIHLFTNLSFKSPLTIESFKKYNTQLFISIDSPDKIELEEIRINCDYDLIKNIIDNLSEMNTRPFLVFTMMEDNLHRIYDIAHFAIINDLNIIYNTVRYDEDMTGFMELVSQNIEEINHQFKKAKTLYADSKLKCIYPNQIAGINIGLETSTKTYGHASLCPSLNSQICILHDGLVSPCNMFNPYIYGNLNVETLEEIWSSGKRDFFIKNYKKHYYCKNCACMG; this is translated from the coding sequence ATGATAGAATTAAATGAAGTTTTAATTGAGTTAAGTAATAACTGTAATCTATCATGTAAGATGTGTGGGTATGGCCAAAAAGCTATTGAAGAAAAAAGGTTTATATCCTGGGATTTATTTTGCAAAATTATTAATAGCTTAAAAGGAAAAACAGAGATTATAAGATTAAATGGCAGAGGAGAAAGCACATTACATCCTGAGTTTAATAAAATGCTTGCATATACAAGAGATACATTGCCTAATGTTGGTATTCATTTATTCACAAATCTATCTTTCAAAAGTCCCCTTACTATAGAATCTTTTAAAAAGTATAATACTCAATTGTTTATTTCCATTGATAGCCCCGATAAGATTGAACTAGAAGAGATAAGGATTAACTGTGATTATGATTTAATTAAAAATATTATTGATAACTTAAGTGAAATGAATACTAGACCATTTCTTGTTTTTACAATGATGGAAGATAATTTACATAGGATATATGATATTGCCCATTTTGCAATAATTAACGATTTAAACATTATATACAATACAGTAAGATATGATGAAGATATGACTGGATTTATGGAATTAGTAAGTCAAAATATAGAAGAAATTAATCATCAGTTTAAAAAGGCTAAAACATTATATGCAGATAGTAAACTGAAATGCATTTATCCTAATCAAATAGCAGGAATAAATATTGGACTTGAAACTTCAACAAAGACATATGGACATGCAAGTCTCTGTCCTTCTTTAAATTCTCAAATATGCATATTACACGATGGATTAGTTAGCCCTTGTAATATGTTTAATCCATATATTTATGGGAATTTAAATGTAGAAACTCTTGAAGAAATATGGAGTAGTGGTAAAAGAGATTTTTTTATTAAGAATTATAAAAAACATTATTATTGCAAAAATTGTGCATGTATGGGGTGA
- a CDS encoding DEAD/DEAH box helicase, translated as MSINPITTTDNIREEYTKYLKSMFLFKNDTLRKSADEAIEESKTDLVKGPYIESTARYKSGKTLRQLIDEKILHKNFVKLVPGIGEFPLHIHQERAVIKSIVKKKNIIVATGTGSGKTESFLIPILNDLVKEQSNNELTPGVRALILYPMNALANDQLKRLRVLLKEYPEITFGRYTGETKEGKEEALDYFKKMNPDQATIDNEILSREEMRSTPPNILLTNYAMLEYLLLRPNDNVFFDGLYANYWKYIVLDEAHVYSGSLGSEISYLIARLKDRVVDGEKGRINFIATSATLGGGKEELKDVVEYAKNLFGESFSEDCIITSDRLRTKIRKGLIKPPLKIYKKILMYTEKYSGKELADLINKEGIYETIIPKEETYEVLYDILIQDYYVNKLKINIESKTKLIKEAIKDVFGSVTRKNIDAFLAMVDLAAKAKKEDNSDVLLPARYHTFSKSIEGGFVQLYPNKKVFLNRKEYEESGKERFGVFELANCQKCGQEYLIGKIESGYLKHSAGFFNFDDKERLEYFLLKEDYSAIELDEDSLVEDDELLIEDIKINNAESYILCTKCRSVQANNKAADKSCCEKPNHIVVYRIHHKGSVNTCLSCGSYGRRIVKKLVNADAPTTEMLGRTLYQNIPKELVKVEQEEINELDEGESLFGNLDLFDVSEGNIIEDTKGRKLLAFSDSRKEAAYFATYMDIRYNNYLWRKMILDAIDSLGDTNITFKKLHTRIYKDIESQKDLLIESSEEIDETISAYIMYELMSYEREIGLEGVGMLSFRYPKPEWWNDRIQLCGLDSDQVWKIIEQIFHGLRINRCVNYPDDLKDEHPLFGVRSKPIFFRYADSQYGIVSIRPKENYNNMRFDYLTKIFMKYGNDKETAKEKAVIFLEKIFNDQQFITGMTSSGLFTSRFIENEGNIYQLNHNKWLFERKQKLYSCNKCGKKTTINIAGVCPSYRCDGRLEDFKKDVSRQTYYSDIYNNIKRIPMVIKEHTAQLTSRHASEIQTKFEQGKVNILSCSTTFEMGVDVGSLEAVFLRNIPPETANYVQRAGRAGRRTSSTAYILTYAKRRSHDLYYFQNPEKIIEGQIKPPYIEKNNDKIAFRHLCSIVFSWIFRKYEQYFTSVEKLFAYSQDYPEVDNMLKEELSNHPQEILNSLRNVFTIEVQNVFGIEDWSWVEDRLLKDTGNLILSKRKWLNDVSEIIKIKEDNFNKGKAVDSISRMLKTFLEKGVINFLASNNVLPRYGFPIDTVNLDTIHIGKVSNNVNLSRDLKMAISEFAPGNKVIANGLLWESYSINMSKSKWWPTYLYSICEECHTIYKEPCDYNLKMVEIDESKKYCQCGAPLKYHKFIKPIFGFSTNNSKPEKPSLSKPTSSYGGKIYFHQYDENEKNYHKSVKVNNIAINYTYSPRGNLFIVNQGNYGSGFRLCSWCGYATNNAHDIEYEHKTKYGHKCGNTYLNRVDIGHEIITDIIEIELPNVSNNFTEEFLYSVLYALIEGAVGYLGIDRREIDGCLNYTSQTSSPSFILFDQVPGGAGHVKRIGMKLYDVIQEAEKRVSGLCECGEETSCYGCLRNYSNQIYHDILQRGLALKYFKKLRNINPSYQEIASTKENNLESIIEICKNKNIEMPVEGYELELKNGDMPIAELAFVDMKIALFLEEQEEEKDKYSNQGWRTYFVDQFDLEECIGN; from the coding sequence ATGAGTATTAACCCAATTACGACTACAGATAATATAAGAGAAGAATATACAAAATATTTAAAGTCAATGTTTTTGTTTAAAAATGACACATTGAGAAAATCTGCAGATGAGGCAATTGAGGAAAGTAAAACTGACCTAGTAAAAGGTCCTTATATTGAGTCAACAGCCAGGTATAAGAGTGGTAAAACTTTGAGACAACTAATTGATGAAAAAATATTGCATAAAAATTTTGTAAAATTAGTACCTGGAATTGGAGAATTTCCTCTTCATATACATCAGGAAAGAGCAGTAATAAAATCGATAGTTAAAAAGAAAAATATTATTGTTGCTACAGGAACAGGTAGTGGTAAAACAGAAAGTTTTTTAATACCAATTCTTAATGATCTGGTTAAAGAACAAAGTAATAATGAATTAACACCAGGAGTAAGGGCCTTAATACTTTATCCTATGAATGCATTAGCAAATGATCAATTAAAAAGGTTAAGAGTATTATTAAAAGAATATCCTGAGATTACTTTTGGAAGATACACAGGTGAAACGAAGGAGGGTAAAGAAGAAGCACTTGATTATTTTAAGAAAATGAATCCTGATCAAGCAACTATAGATAATGAAATATTATCAAGAGAAGAAATGCGTTCAACTCCGCCAAATATTCTGTTAACTAATTATGCAATGTTAGAATATTTGTTATTACGTCCTAATGATAATGTTTTTTTTGATGGATTATATGCTAACTATTGGAAATATATTGTGTTAGATGAGGCTCATGTATATTCGGGATCTTTAGGAAGTGAAATCTCGTATTTAATAGCAAGATTGAAAGATAGAGTAGTGGATGGAGAAAAAGGAAGAATAAATTTTATAGCTACAAGTGCAACACTAGGTGGCGGCAAAGAAGAACTAAAAGATGTTGTTGAATATGCTAAGAATTTGTTTGGAGAATCTTTTAGTGAGGATTGTATCATTACCTCAGATAGGTTAAGAACAAAAATACGTAAAGGTTTAATTAAGCCTCCTTTAAAAATATATAAAAAAATATTAATGTATACTGAAAAATACTCAGGTAAAGAATTAGCAGATTTAATTAATAAAGAAGGTATATATGAAACAATTATTCCTAAAGAGGAAACTTACGAGGTGCTTTATGATATATTAATTCAGGACTATTATGTGAATAAGTTAAAGATAAATATTGAAAGTAAAACAAAATTAATTAAAGAAGCTATAAAAGATGTATTTGGTTCTGTAACACGAAAGAATATTGATGCATTTTTAGCAATGGTTGATTTAGCAGCAAAAGCAAAAAAAGAAGATAATTCAGATGTGCTATTGCCTGCAAGATATCACACTTTTTCAAAATCAATTGAAGGTGGGTTTGTTCAGTTATATCCAAATAAAAAGGTATTCTTAAATCGTAAAGAATATGAGGAATCGGGAAAAGAAAGATTTGGTGTTTTTGAATTAGCTAATTGTCAGAAATGTGGACAAGAGTATTTGATTGGTAAGATAGAGAGTGGTTATTTAAAACATTCAGCAGGTTTTTTTAATTTTGATGACAAAGAAAGGCTTGAATACTTTTTATTAAAGGAAGATTACTCAGCTATAGAATTAGATGAAGACTCTTTAGTTGAAGATGATGAATTACTAATTGAAGATATAAAAATTAATAATGCTGAAAGCTATATATTATGTACAAAATGTAGAAGTGTACAAGCAAATAACAAAGCAGCAGATAAGTCATGCTGTGAAAAACCAAATCATATCGTAGTCTACAGAATTCATCATAAAGGATCTGTTAATACTTGTCTGAGCTGTGGAAGTTACGGTAGAAGAATTGTTAAAAAATTAGTAAATGCTGATGCTCCTACTACTGAAATGTTAGGAAGGACACTTTACCAAAACATACCCAAAGAACTTGTTAAAGTTGAACAAGAAGAAATTAATGAATTGGATGAAGGTGAGAGTCTTTTTGGAAATCTTGATTTATTTGATGTTAGTGAAGGAAATATTATTGAAGATACGAAAGGTAGAAAACTATTGGCATTTTCAGATAGCAGAAAAGAAGCTGCTTATTTTGCCACTTATATGGATATTAGGTATAACAATTATTTGTGGAGGAAGATGATTTTAGATGCAATTGACTCTCTTGGAGATACTAATATAACGTTCAAAAAATTACATACAAGAATATATAAGGACATAGAGTCCCAAAAAGATTTATTAATAGAATCCTCTGAGGAGATAGATGAGACTATTTCAGCTTATATAATGTATGAGTTAATGTCATATGAAAGAGAAATTGGTTTAGAAGGGGTTGGAATGTTATCATTCAGGTACCCTAAACCAGAATGGTGGAATGATAGAATCCAACTATGTGGACTAGATAGTGATCAGGTCTGGAAAATAATTGAGCAGATTTTTCACGGGTTAAGAATTAATAGATGTGTTAACTATCCAGATGATTTGAAAGATGAACACCCATTATTTGGTGTTCGATCTAAACCTATTTTTTTTAGATATGCAGATTCCCAATATGGAATTGTTAGTATTAGACCGAAAGAAAATTATAATAATATGAGGTTTGATTATTTAACAAAAATATTTATGAAATATGGTAATGACAAAGAAACTGCAAAAGAAAAGGCGGTAATATTTCTAGAGAAAATATTTAATGATCAACAGTTTATAACCGGAATGACATCTAGTGGATTATTCACATCAAGATTTATAGAAAATGAAGGTAATATATATCAGTTGAATCATAATAAGTGGTTGTTTGAAAGAAAACAAAAATTATATAGTTGTAATAAATGCGGTAAAAAAACAACTATTAATATAGCGGGGGTATGCCCATCATATAGGTGTGACGGAAGATTGGAAGATTTTAAAAAAGATGTTTCAAGACAAACATACTATTCAGATATTTATAATAATATTAAAAGGATTCCAATGGTAATAAAAGAACATACTGCTCAGTTAACAAGTAGGCATGCTTCTGAAATACAAACTAAATTTGAACAAGGGAAAGTTAATATTTTAAGCTGCTCAACCACTTTTGAAATGGGTGTTGATGTTGGAAGTTTAGAAGCAGTTTTCTTAAGAAATATACCACCTGAAACAGCTAATTATGTTCAAAGAGCTGGTCGTGCAGGAAGGAGAACATCTTCTACTGCTTATATACTAACTTATGCAAAACGTAGATCACATGACTTATACTATTTCCAAAACCCTGAGAAAATAATAGAAGGTCAGATTAAACCACCTTATATAGAAAAAAATAATGATAAAATTGCATTTAGACATTTATGTTCCATAGTATTTTCCTGGATATTTAGAAAATACGAACAGTATTTTACAAGTGTAGAAAAGCTTTTTGCTTATAGTCAAGACTATCCAGAAGTAGATAATATGTTAAAGGAAGAGCTCAGTAATCATCCACAAGAAATTTTAAATTCTTTAAGAAATGTCTTTACTATAGAGGTTCAAAATGTTTTTGGGATTGAAGATTGGAGCTGGGTAGAAGATAGATTACTAAAAGATACTGGTAATTTAATTCTTTCAAAAAGAAAGTGGCTTAATGATGTTTCCGAGATTATTAAAATTAAGGAAGACAATTTTAATAAAGGAAAAGCAGTAGATTCAATAAGTAGAATGTTAAAGACATTTTTAGAAAAGGGTGTAATAAACTTCTTAGCTTCAAATAATGTTTTGCCAAGATATGGATTTCCTATTGATACGGTAAATTTAGATACTATTCATATTGGTAAAGTGTCAAATAATGTAAATTTGAGCAGAGATTTAAAAATGGCTATTTCAGAATTTGCTCCTGGTAATAAAGTAATAGCAAATGGGTTATTGTGGGAATCTTATTCAATTAATATGTCAAAATCAAAATGGTGGCCAACATATTTATATTCAATATGTGAAGAATGTCATACTATTTATAAGGAGCCCTGTGATTATAATTTGAAAATGGTTGAAATAGATGAAAGTAAAAAATATTGTCAATGTGGGGCACCATTAAAATATCATAAATTTATTAAACCTATCTTTGGTTTTTCAACTAATAATAGCAAACCAGAAAAACCAAGTTTGTCTAAGCCGACATCTTCATATGGTGGGAAAATTTATTTTCACCAGTATGATGAAAATGAAAAAAATTATCATAAGTCAGTGAAGGTTAATAATATTGCTATTAATTATACCTATTCGCCTAGAGGTAATCTATTTATAGTTAATCAAGGTAATTATGGTTCTGGATTCAGGCTATGTTCATGGTGTGGCTATGCCACTAATAATGCGCATGATATAGAATATGAACATAAAACTAAGTATGGTCATAAATGTGGAAATACGTATTTGAATAGAGTAGATATAGGACATGAAATAATTACAGATATTATTGAAATAGAGTTACCTAATGTTAGCAATAATTTTACTGAGGAATTTTTATATTCTGTTTTATATGCATTAATTGAAGGAGCAGTAGGGTATCTTGGAATTGATAGAAGAGAAATTGATGGATGTTTGAATTATACAAGTCAAACTTCATCACCATCATTTATTTTATTTGACCAAGTACCTGGTGGTGCTGGCCATGTTAAGAGAATTGGCATGAAATTATATGATGTGATACAAGAAGCAGAAAAACGTGTTAGTGGATTATGTGAATGTGGAGAGGAAACTAGTTGCTATGGTTGTTTAAGGAATTATTCCAATCAAATATATCACGACATTCTTCAAAGAGGATTGGCATTAAAATACTTTAAGAAATTAAGAAACATAAATCCTTCTTATCAAGAAATTGCTTCTACTAAAGAGAATAATTTAGAGTCAATTATCGAGATTTGCAAAAACAAAAATATTGAAATGCCAGTTGAAGGATATGAACTGGAACTAAAGAATGGGGATATGCCTATAGCAGAATTGGCGTTTGTAGATATGAAAATTGCATTATTTTTAGAAGAACAGGAAGAGGAAAAAGATAAATATAGCAATCAGGGTTGGAGAACTTACTTTGTTGATCAATTTGATCTGGAAGAATGTATAGGTAATTAA
- a CDS encoding NAD-dependent epimerase/dehydratase family protein: MQNYEVNNPILISGGEGFIGSSLVKKLIDLNIPVIVIDNNITSYPLKIKNSLYSKIETDVSYIDINKIPKVSGIIHLASVAAPLVYMKEPLSVINPNTLGTRKMIDIAKRDNVRLLYASTSEVYGHLSPKIIGVDKISENENSHISLLTKRSSYAAAKRLGEELILNYIKRGGDATNLRLFNVYGLGMDKKNIGYGRVVPNFFHKMSKDEAIDIYGDGEQVRSFTWIDDVARAIFDLLFLKRSLPTAINIGNQESVTINKLADLISKILGVPYEINYKSREKDDPMWRRPSNTLIKKLINWSPKISLIEGLNLIAKEGNYV, translated from the coding sequence GTGCAGAATTATGAAGTAAATAATCCTATTTTAATCTCTGGTGGAGAAGGATTTATAGGTTCAAGCTTAGTAAAAAAACTTATTGATTTGAATATACCTGTCATCGTTATTGATAATAATATAACAAGTTACCCTTTGAAAATTAAAAACTCTCTTTATTCAAAAATTGAGACTGATGTTAGTTACATTGACATTAATAAAATACCCAAAGTTTCAGGCATAATTCATTTAGCATCTGTTGCTGCTCCCCTGGTATATATGAAAGAACCATTATCAGTAATAAACCCTAATACATTAGGAACAAGGAAGATGATAGATATAGCTAAAAGAGATAATGTAAGATTGTTATATGCTTCAACTAGTGAAGTATATGGTCATTTATCTCCGAAAATTATAGGAGTAGACAAAATATCTGAGAATGAAAACTCACACATCTCATTACTTACAAAGAGAAGTTCTTATGCAGCAGCAAAAAGATTAGGAGAAGAATTAATACTAAATTATATAAAAAGGGGAGGAGATGCAACAAATCTAAGATTGTTTAATGTTTATGGTTTAGGAATGGATAAGAAAAATATAGGATATGGAAGGGTAGTACCTAATTTCTTTCATAAAATGTCTAAGGATGAAGCTATAGATATATATGGTGATGGAGAACAAGTAAGAAGTTTTACATGGATTGATGATGTAGCCAGAGCAATTTTTGATTTACTCTTTTTAAAGAGAAGCTTACCTACTGCAATAAATATTGGCAATCAGGAGTCTGTCACTATAAACAAGCTAGCAGATCTTATTTCAAAAATATTAGGAGTGCCCTATGAAATAAACTATAAATCTAGAGAAAAAGATGATCCTATGTGGCGAAGACCTTCAAATACTCTTATTAAAAAATTAATAAATTGGTCACCAAAAATTAGTTTAATCGAGGGATTAAACCTAATAGCAAAAGAGGGTAATTATGTATAA
- a CDS encoding 3'-5' exonuclease, whose translation MKINYRNTLEINQQAEKIIDGVNFKDYDSTVFKNKSSRCVMSGQVPITREFVGQEEESKYVVKEIEKIIKSDINYSEIAIISRVNSYLTDIKETLNRLKISTIPLEEVNPISKNNVYIGTMHSIKGFEFKVVFLVGMNEDMVPYKYHLNKLEHSREIEDFKNKERSLLYVAMTRARDHLYILSSKQKSKWIK comes from the coding sequence TTGAAAATTAACTATAGGAATACATTAGAAATTAATCAACAAGCTGAAAAGATTATAGATGGAGTTAATTTTAAGGATTATGATTCAACTGTTTTTAAAAATAAATCTTCAAGATGTGTAATGAGTGGACAGGTTCCAATCACTAGGGAATTTGTTGGACAAGAAGAGGAAAGTAAATATGTCGTAAAAGAAATTGAGAAAATAATAAAGTCTGATATTAACTACAGTGAAATTGCTATTATTTCTCGAGTTAACAGCTATTTGACTGATATTAAAGAAACTTTGAATCGCTTGAAGATAAGTACTATACCTTTAGAAGAGGTTAATCCTATAAGTAAAAATAATGTCTATATAGGAACCATGCATAGTATTAAAGGATTTGAATTTAAAGTAGTATTTTTAGTAGGAATGAATGAAGACATGGTTCCATATAAATATCATTTGAATAAATTAGAGCACTCTAGAGAAATAGAAGATTTTAAAAATAAGGAGAGGTCACTGTTGTATGTTGCAATGACCAGGGCTCGAGATCATTTATATATCTTAAGTAGTAAACAAAAGAGTAAATGGATAAAATAG
- a CDS encoding glycosyltransferase family 2 protein — MSCLSMLPYSDVLKYWEDRIERKYKLPFILTKILEVYSFNRKKEKPKKITNSKAEIVEGFYESNLNENPLVAVIIPAYIKTDFDYNCLKRLVSKLRSQTYKIDNIIIVDDCSPYQYKLEDDLVFYKFNKNQGPANARNKGLEIALKNNADIIVFTDVDCIPEDNWVEKFINAFKKDSKAHILSGKTKSYNKTWLGKYHEINGTLNGRRFKDSDLLLYGPTCNLAIIQEAARSIRFNTEFPNAAGEDIDFCFSAIQQGFNIKYCDEAIINHDFGYKKLTFFKNIKSFMNQFGKYAKGEKILIDQIPEYYSYLNKTEEISATR; from the coding sequence ATGAGTTGTTTATCAATGCTTCCATATTCAGATGTATTGAAGTACTGGGAAGACAGAATAGAAAGAAAATATAAGCTTCCTTTTATTCTTACAAAAATATTGGAAGTATATTCATTCAATCGAAAGAAAGAAAAACCAAAGAAAATCACTAATTCAAAAGCAGAAATAGTAGAAGGATTTTATGAAAGTAATCTTAATGAAAATCCTTTAGTAGCTGTAATTATTCCTGCTTATATAAAAACGGATTTTGATTATAATTGTCTTAAAAGATTAGTCTCTAAATTAAGAAGTCAAACATATAAGATTGACAATATAATTATAGTAGATGATTGTTCTCCTTATCAATATAAGCTAGAAGACGACTTAGTATTTTATAAATTTAATAAAAATCAAGGACCAGCTAATGCGAGAAATAAAGGATTAGAAATCGCTTTAAAAAATAATGCTGATATTATAGTTTTTACAGACGTTGATTGTATTCCAGAGGATAATTGGGTAGAAAAATTTATAAATGCATTCAAAAAAGATTCAAAAGCTCACATATTATCTGGAAAGACTAAATCTTACAATAAGACATGGTTAGGTAAATATCATGAGATAAATGGAACTTTAAACGGCAGAAGATTTAAAGATAGTGATTTGCTTCTATATGGTCCTACATGTAATTTAGCTATCATCCAAGAAGCTGCTCGTTCTATAAGATTTAACACAGAATTTCCTAATGCTGCTGGAGAAGATATTGATTTTTGCTTTAGTGCAATACAGCAGGGTTTCAATATTAAATATTGTGATGAAGCAATTATTAACCATGATTTTGGATATAAAAAATTAACTTTTTTTAAGAATATTAAATCTTTTATGAACCAGTTTGGTAAATATGCTAAAGGAGAAAAAATATTAATTGACCAGATACCTGAGTATTATTCTTATTTAAATAAAACGGAGGAAATTAGTGCAACTAGATAG
- a CDS encoding UvrD-helicase domain-containing protein: MNIDIAITKSYLTALSGVPKTIQKKANNLFEKFKLNPTAASINYESIINMRDDKVRTVRVDQKYRAIIIHPPEGNVYLFVYIDNHDEAMKWAQNKVFDVNRATSAIQVVDLEIGKKEAVQSETKIDWEKKYKKSIADRYTKGELVSIGIPKIVLPVLSLIKSEQDLIDHVKEYVSEDIYEILSYCLDGIDIDEIKECFSIENDYQTDTMREAINKSVNRPYIKVVSDEEVITKVLNDPIDYWRIFIHPQQNKYVIGNDGNYKGSFQLKGAAGTGKTVVAMHRAKYLAENIYTRSEDKILFTTYSRKLTKSVEYNLKNMCGLESLSRIEVINLHSWIAQYLRRHNIDFKIIDEKKRIRFINKAIDIAGFQDEYTVSDIITEIDVVLSYHQIMDLNSYLRVSRNGAFKKLGRNQRKEVWQILSQYFELLHEAGLIEWWIIIKDVIYMVSRKKDVEYSAIIVDEAQDFGMAEYRLIRALIEKKVNLLSEIFDKRYIL, encoded by the coding sequence ATGAATATTGATATTGCTATAACAAAATCGTATCTAACAGCGTTATCCGGGGTTCCAAAAACGATACAAAAGAAAGCTAATAATCTTTTTGAAAAGTTTAAACTGAACCCGACAGCAGCTTCAATTAATTACGAAAGTATTATTAATATGAGAGATGATAAAGTAAGAACTGTTCGTGTTGACCAGAAATATCGTGCTATTATTATCCATCCACCAGAAGGAAATGTATACTTATTTGTATATATTGATAATCATGATGAAGCAATGAAATGGGCTCAAAATAAAGTATTCGATGTAAATAGAGCCACTTCAGCAATTCAGGTAGTAGATCTTGAAATTGGGAAAAAGGAAGCAGTTCAATCAGAAACAAAAATAGACTGGGAAAAAAAATACAAGAAAAGTATAGCTGACAGATACACTAAAGGAGAGTTAGTCTCTATAGGAATCCCTAAAATTGTTCTACCTGTATTGTCTCTTATAAAGTCAGAACAGGACTTGATTGACCATGTAAAGGAGTATGTTTCTGAAGATATATATGAAATTTTGAGTTATTGTTTAGATGGTATAGATATTGATGAAATTAAAGAATGTTTTAGTATAGAAAATGATTATCAGACAGATACAATGCGTGAAGCAATTAATAAAAGTGTTAATAGGCCGTATATCAAAGTTGTATCTGACGAAGAAGTAATAACAAAAGTACTAAATGATCCAATCGACTATTGGCGTATATTCATTCATCCGCAACAGAATAAGTATGTGATTGGCAATGATGGAAACTATAAAGGAAGTTTTCAATTAAAAGGAGCAGCTGGTACAGGTAAGACGGTAGTAGCCATGCATAGAGCTAAATATCTTGCCGAGAACATTTATACAAGAAGTGAAGATAAGATTTTATTTACAACTTATTCTCGGAAGCTAACTAAATCAGTTGAGTATAACCTTAAAAATATGTGTGGTTTAGAAAGCTTGAGTAGAATTGAAGTTATTAATTTACATTCGTGGATAGCTCAGTATCTTAGGAGACATAATATAGACTTTAAGATAATTGATGAAAAAAAACGGATAAGGTTTATAAATAAAGCAATAGATATTGCTGGATTTCAGGATGAGTACACTGTATCTGATATAATTACGGAAATTGATGTAGTATTGAGTTACCATCAGATTATGGATTTAAATTCATATCTAAGGGTAAGTCGAAATGGTGCATTCAAAAAACTTGGACGAAACCAAAGAAAAGAAGTTTGGCAAATATTATCACAATACTTTGAATTACTTCATGAAGCTGGGTTAATTGAGTGGTGGATTATTATTAAAGATGTTATATATATGGTAAGCAGAAAAAAAGATGTTGAATACTCAGCAATAATTGTTGATGAGGCACAAGATTTTGGCATGGCTGAGTATAGACTAATTAGGGCTTTAATTGAAAAGAAAGTAAATTTATTGTCGGAGATATTCGACAAAAGATATATTCTGTAA